Proteins from a genomic interval of Lolium perenne isolate Kyuss_39 chromosome 1, Kyuss_2.0, whole genome shotgun sequence:
- the LOC127318784 gene encoding WAT1-related protein At5g07050: MAFSGGFMEKAKPYFAMIALQFGYAGMNVLTKVSLNGGMSHYVLVVYRHAFATVAIAPFALILERKVRPKMTWSIFFQIFVLALLGPVIDQNFYYVGLKYTGPTFACAMSNILPAMTFVMAVIFRMEKIELKKVRCQAKIFGTVVTVAGAMLMTLYKGPLMHLAWTRHSQASGGGEAPAVVDPTGKEWFLGSLFVIIATLAWASLFILQTHTIKQYTAQLSLTTLICFVGTIQAVVVTFVMERRPSVWTIGFDMNLLAAAYAGIVTSSIAYYVQGLVIKKTGPVFASAFSPLMMIIVAVMGSFILSEKIYLGAVLGAVVIVVGLYAVLWGKHKETQEKEATPLPVATNGHGATNTEMIGAAGARNDRDATGPTRPASNGRGGGSASAV; the protein is encoded by the exons ATGGCTTTCTCTGGTGGTTTCATGGAGAAGGCCAAGCCTtacttcgccatgatcgccttGCAGTTCGGCTATGCCGGCATGAACGTACTCACCAAGGTCTCCCTCAACGGCGGCATGAGCCACTACGTGCTTGTGGTGTACCGCCACGCCTTCGCCACTGTCGCCATTGCTCCCTTCGCCCTCATCCTCGAGAG GAAGGTgaggccgaagatgacgtggtctaTCTTTTTCCAGATCTTCGTCCTTGCTCTCCTCGG ACCGGTGATAGATCAAAATTTCTACTATGTCGGCTTGAAGTACACAGGGCCAACGTTCGCCTGCGCGATGAGCAACATCCTACCTGCGATGACCTTTGTCATGGCGGTTATCTTCAG GATGGAGAAAATAGAGCTGAAGAAGGTGCGGTGCCAGGCCAAGATCTTCGGCACGGTGGTGACGGTGGCCGGCGCGATGCTGATGACGCTCTACAAGGGCCCGCTCATGCACCTGGCGTGGACCAGGCACTCTCAGGCCAGCGGCGGTGGGGAGGCGCCCGCCGTAGTCGACCCCACCGGCAAGGAATGGTTCCTGGGCTCCCTCTTCGTCATCATCGCCACCCTCGCCTGGGCCTCCCTCTTCATCCTGCAGACCCACACCATCAAGCAGTACACCGCCCAGCTCTCCCTCACCACGCTCATCTGCTTCGTCGGCACCATCCAGGCCGTCGTGGTCACCTTCGTCATGGAGCGCCGCCCCTCCGTCTGGACCATCGGCTTCGACATGAACCTGCTCGCAGCCGCCTACGCCGGCATCGTGACGTCGAGCATCGCCTACTACGTGCAGGGGCTGGTGATCAAGAAGACTGGGCCAGTCTTCGCGTCGGCTTTCAGCCCGCTGATGATGATCATCGTGGCGGTCATGGGGTCCTTCATCCTCTCCGAGAAGATATACCTCGGGGCCGTGCTGGGCGCCGTGGTGATCGTCGTCGGGCTCTACGCCGTCCTCTGGGGCAAGCACAAGGAGACGCAGGAGAAGGAGGCAACGCCGCTGCCGGTGGCCACCAATGGACACGGTGCCACGAACACGGAGATGATCGGCGCCGCCGGTGCCCGAAATGATCGTGACGCGACCGGGCCGACGAGGCCGGCCTCCAACGGACGTGGAGGTGGATCAGCTAGTGCAGTCTGA